From Methanomicrobiales archaeon HGW-Methanomicrobiales-1, a single genomic window includes:
- the tsaA gene encoding tRNA (N6-threonylcarbamoyladenosine(37)-N6)-methyltransferase TrmO, whose translation MNPCAEPVVSFTPIGTIHSPFAEPAGMPIQPAGAAGVRGTVRIHEQFREGLRDLDGFSRIILIYHLHRSQGYSLDVIPFLDTVPHGVFATRAPRRPNAIGLSIVRLIAVNGCELVIEGVDVVDGTPLLDIKPYVPEFDCFPDERSGWFTGCRDAVAGMKADERFCGKGE comes from the coding sequence ATGAATCCATGCGCCGAACCTGTTGTTTCTTTTACTCCCATCGGGACCATCCACTCCCCGTTTGCTGAACCTGCCGGTATGCCGATCCAGCCCGCGGGTGCGGCCGGGGTGCGGGGCACAGTCCGGATCCATGAACAATTCCGTGAAGGCCTGCGCGACCTTGACGGTTTTTCCCGGATCATCCTGATCTACCACCTCCACCGTTCGCAGGGCTACTCGCTCGATGTCATCCCGTTCCTGGATACGGTCCCGCACGGCGTTTTTGCTACCCGGGCCCCCCGGCGCCCGAATGCGATCGGCCTCTCGATCGTACGGCTCATTGCGGTGAACGGCTGCGAGCTGGTCATCGAGGGTGTCGATGTGGTTGACGGCACTCCGCTCCTTGACATCAAACCTTATGTGCCGGAGTTCGATTGCTTTCCTGATGAGAGATCCGGGTGGTTTACCGGTTGCCGGGATGCTGTTGCCGGCATGAAAGCGGACGAGCGGTTCTGTGGGAAGGGTGAGTGA
- a CDS encoding ABC transporter: protein MLDAKMNKKLRDFSLDLSIQARPGEIVVLMGENGAGKSTALNIISGLITPDTGSIRLDGTVLFDSGTKADVPAENRRIGYVFQKSAVFPHISVRENIAFGLRAQHKSPVFTKEQVRHWLTVMSLEDLADVKAGNLSGGQKQRVALARALATGPALLMLDEPFTALDAENIRLVKELTRTFVTEMAIPCLVVTHRISDCRDVGDKVCMIGQGKMVKEGKPEDLLACTCNSED from the coding sequence ATGCTTGATGCAAAGATGAACAAAAAACTGCGGGATTTCTCTCTCGATCTCTCCATCCAGGCCAGGCCGGGGGAGATCGTTGTACTCATGGGGGAGAACGGTGCCGGGAAGTCTACCGCGCTTAATATTATTTCCGGGCTTATAACCCCGGATACTGGATCGATCCGGCTGGATGGCACCGTGCTCTTTGATTCGGGAACCAAAGCGGATGTTCCGGCTGAAAACCGCCGCATCGGGTACGTATTCCAGAAATCAGCAGTCTTTCCCCACATTTCGGTCAGGGAGAATATTGCATTTGGCCTTCGCGCACAGCATAAATCCCCGGTCTTTACCAAGGAACAGGTCAGGCACTGGTTAACGGTGATGAGCCTTGAAGATCTTGCTGATGTGAAAGCAGGAAACCTGTCGGGTGGACAGAAACAGCGCGTTGCCCTTGCCCGGGCCCTTGCCACCGGGCCGGCACTTCTCATGCTCGATGAGCCGTTCACGGCACTGGATGCGGAAAATATCCGGTTAGTGAAAGAGCTGACCCGCACATTTGTAACCGAGATGGCCATTCCCTGTCTTGTCGTGACCCACCGGATTTCCGATTGCCGGGATGTCGGCGATAAGGTCTGCATGATCGGACAGGGAAAAATGGTAAAAGAAGGAAAACCGGAAGATTTGCTCGCATGCACGTGTAATAGCGAAGACTAA
- a CDS encoding sulfur oxidase, translated as MNAHFFFLSGRVPVERLSWIEECLKFFFVQLYPDTLMHRKTTESPVFSFFLTGDALYSLGDPETLQVWNIILSFSPVRIVCDRQELDLRGIGIGPLRMKFPDQVIDTNSPGADGKPSFWKDLAMAARQNKPPLPGTIGWFQTGSPYMHRSAWHGLSFLSSAVGERLSAELYAYLDGIHLGHHGQRPTDAENIGKGLTDLSEKAVAAGLGFLAIASSRCATARGYSTWDDGQGSVISTCTIKPFKIRELDLMIERFRQTHTILSSDAGSFHFRKQNAPLSFDRTEKNNTAPPVTILVTQSPYSTELASGAVAFASACAHAGILTRVVFMEDGVYALTGTHRVPANSEVFNLQDVINAVAGSNNLHFFAFTPSFQKRGITKDKSLNAVLDIGYPGLGKIFFYPPGNVRAGHQRLLVF; from the coding sequence ATGAATGCACATTTTTTCTTTCTTTCAGGTCGCGTGCCCGTTGAGCGCCTCTCGTGGATAGAGGAATGTCTCAAGTTCTTCTTTGTCCAGCTGTACCCGGATACCCTTATGCACCGGAAAACGACCGAGAGCCCTGTCTTTTCCTTCTTCCTGACCGGGGATGCTCTTTACAGCCTCGGGGATCCCGAGACCCTGCAGGTCTGGAACATCATCCTCTCGTTTTCCCCGGTCCGTATCGTATGCGACCGGCAGGAACTGGACCTGCGGGGAATCGGGATTGGACCGCTCCGGATGAAATTTCCGGACCAGGTGATCGACACCAACAGCCCCGGTGCTGATGGGAAGCCTTCGTTCTGGAAGGATCTTGCTATGGCAGCCCGTCAGAATAAGCCGCCCCTGCCCGGCACTATCGGCTGGTTCCAGACCGGTTCACCGTACATGCACCGCTCCGCATGGCACGGACTCAGTTTCCTCTCTTCAGCGGTCGGTGAGCGGCTTTCCGCTGAACTCTACGCCTATCTCGATGGCATCCATCTCGGGCATCATGGTCAGCGCCCGACCGATGCGGAGAATATTGGTAAAGGTCTTACTGACTTAAGTGAAAAGGCTGTGGCGGCCGGCCTCGGATTCCTGGCAATCGCCAGCAGCCGCTGCGCCACGGCCCGGGGATACAGCACGTGGGATGACGGTCAGGGTTCGGTGATCTCGACCTGCACCATCAAGCCGTTTAAGATCCGGGAACTTGACCTGATGATCGAACGGTTCAGGCAGACCCACACCATCCTCTCTTCTGATGCCGGGTCGTTCCATTTCAGGAAACAGAACGCCCCCCTGTCTTTTGACCGAACAGAGAAGAACAATACTGCGCCTCCGGTAACTATTCTTGTTACCCAAAGCCCGTACAGTACGGAACTGGCATCCGGTGCAGTTGCGTTTGCATCCGCGTGCGCCCATGCCGGCATCCTGACCCGGGTGGTCTTTATGGAAGATGGTGTGTATGCCCTTACCGGTACGCACCGGGTTCCCGCAAATTCGGAGGTCTTTAACCTGCAGGATGTGATCAACGCGGTTGCCGGGAGCAATAATCTCCACTTCTTCGCGTTCACCCCCTCGTTCCAGAAGCGGGGGATTACCAAGGACAAATCTCTCAATGCAGTTCTTGACATCGGGTACCCGGGCCTCGGGAAGATATTTTTCTATCCGCCCGGCAATGTCCGGGCCGGGCACCAGCGGTTGCTGGTGTTTTAA
- the tsaA gene encoding tRNA (N6-threonylcarbamoyladenosine(37)-N6)-methyltransferase TrmO, protein MMDFKPIGIAHSPFSTPGAPPFQSTFSQAEGKIEVFPEYQEGLGSIEGFSHLILLSHFDRAERRALTEQPLSDGEMHHGIFSTRHFNRPNPIGISYVALTRVEGGILHVTGLDLLNGTPILDIKPYVPAFDSIPHAVTGWVSDQHIERIRETSVRAQQELVKNQQHR, encoded by the coding sequence ATGATGGATTTCAAACCAATCGGCATTGCTCATTCCCCGTTCAGTACCCCGGGGGCACCCCCGTTCCAGAGTACCTTCTCACAGGCAGAAGGAAAGATCGAGGTCTTCCCGGAATACCAAGAAGGGCTCGGGAGTATCGAGGGATTCTCCCATCTCATCCTTCTCTCCCATTTTGACCGGGCAGAGCGGCGTGCATTGACCGAGCAGCCATTATCTGATGGGGAGATGCACCACGGGATTTTTTCCACCCGCCACTTTAACCGCCCCAACCCGATCGGAATCTCCTATGTCGCCCTCACCAGGGTCGAGGGTGGGATACTCCATGTAACCGGCCTGGATCTTCTGAATGGAACGCCCATTCTGGATATCAAACCCTATGTGCCGGCCTTTGACAGTATCCCCCATGCGGTTACCGGCTGGGTATCTGACCAGCATATCGAACGGATACGCGAGACGAGTGTTCGCGCCCAGCAGGAGCTCGTAAAAAACCAGCAGCACCGGTAA
- a CDS encoding sulfurtransferase TusA family protein — translation MARKRLDLTGPVSPYCLLVLRKKAKVLGLSDELIITCDNIPAATTIIPQIARDEGMTVDSHRLSPDLWEITLSRK, via the coding sequence ATGGCCCGAAAACGACTTGACCTTACCGGCCCCGTCAGCCCGTACTGCCTGCTGGTGCTCAGGAAAAAAGCAAAGGTTTTAGGACTTTCTGATGAATTGATCATTACCTGCGATAATATTCCCGCTGCTACCACGATTATTCCCCAAATCGCCCGCGATGAAGGTATGACCGTGGACTCGCACCGGCTCTCTCCCGACCTTTGGGAGATCACCCTCTCAAGAAAATAA
- the modB gene encoding molybdate ABC transporter permease subunit codes for MTASPAKKRIMRVLASTGAGILIAAVTLYLLLPIIALFFRTTPDLFVASLADPEVISALTLSLTTSIISLAIVILVGTPFAYIHSRHQYPGKMIVDTIIDLPLVLPPAVAGLALLVLYGRAGLVGKYAALLGFPIAFTTLAVIMAQIFVASPFYLRQAKSLFDQLDPAYELTARTLGASPARVFMQVVIPLTAGGLVSGAVMTFGRALGEFGATIMFAGNLPGVTQTMPLAVYVNMAGDFNAGLTISILLVLISFAIMIAVRLLARHEVSHA; via the coding sequence ATGACTGCTTCTCCCGCAAAAAAAAGGATCATGAGGGTACTTGCCTCCACAGGTGCCGGCATACTTATCGCTGCCGTCACGCTCTACCTGCTCCTGCCCATCATCGCTCTCTTCTTCCGGACAACGCCCGATCTCTTCGTAGCATCGCTTGCAGATCCCGAGGTTATCAGTGCACTTACCCTGAGCCTTACAACATCGATCATCTCCCTTGCGATCGTGATCCTTGTCGGCACTCCCTTTGCCTACATCCACTCCCGGCACCAGTACCCGGGTAAGATGATTGTCGATACAATCATCGATCTCCCGCTCGTTCTCCCCCCGGCAGTCGCCGGCCTGGCGCTGCTCGTATTATACGGTAGGGCAGGCCTTGTCGGGAAATATGCAGCCCTTCTCGGCTTTCCCATCGCGTTTACGACTCTAGCCGTAATCATGGCCCAGATCTTTGTTGCCTCGCCCTTCTACCTCCGGCAGGCCAAATCCCTCTTCGACCAGCTCGACCCGGCGTACGAGCTGACCGCCCGTACGCTCGGGGCTTCACCGGCCCGGGTCTTCATGCAGGTGGTCATCCCTCTCACGGCCGGAGGTCTTGTCTCGGGTGCCGTGATGACCTTTGGCCGGGCGCTGGGCGAGTTTGGGGCAACGATCATGTTTGCCGGGAACCTGCCCGGCGTCACCCAGACCATGCCGCTTGCCGTGTACGTGAACATGGCAGGAGATTTCAATGCCGGGCTTACGATCTCCATCCTGCTCGTCCTGATCTCGTTTGCGATCATGATCGCCGTCCGGCTCCTCGCCCGCCACGAGGTGTCCCATGCTTGA
- a CDS encoding molybdopterin molybdenumtransferase MoeA → MSRFLNVVPVAEAVATVVRISPEPLTETVPVESAAGRILSTIITADTDIPGFDRSVVDGYAVRAADTAGAGEAIPALLHCTGRIAMGRLDTEVIIGPGTCSYIPTGGVLPAGADAVVMVEYTEEAADTVLVKKTVSHGENVLLRDEDFKKGETVFSSGRRISSQDAGVLAACGCATVRVAKKPVVGIISTGNELVPVTTIPGPGQVRDANASMLAAYLTEYGCIPRLYGITPDERQAFEEVLNRAVPECDVVLLSGGSSKDDRDMTAAVIATMGEVLVHGIAIAPGKPTIIGRIANKPVFGLPGHPASAFVVLIAIVRPLIDKMLGVQQNLQRTENATLAINIPSQRGREEYVRVTVKNHVATPLFGKSGLLNTLIRSDGLIRIPAGSEGIEQGSEVEVILW, encoded by the coding sequence ATGAGCAGGTTCTTAAACGTAGTCCCGGTTGCAGAAGCTGTCGCCACCGTTGTCCGGATATCACCGGAACCATTGACTGAGACAGTGCCGGTTGAATCCGCGGCCGGCCGGATTCTTTCCACGATCATTACAGCCGATACCGATATCCCCGGGTTTGACCGCTCCGTAGTAGACGGGTACGCGGTCCGGGCTGCAGATACCGCAGGAGCCGGCGAAGCAATTCCCGCCCTCCTTCACTGTACCGGGCGGATCGCCATGGGCCGGCTGGATACCGAGGTCATCATCGGGCCAGGCACGTGCTCGTATATCCCTACGGGGGGGGTCCTGCCGGCCGGAGCCGATGCTGTCGTAATGGTAGAGTATACCGAAGAGGCTGCTGACACGGTGCTCGTGAAAAAAACGGTCTCTCATGGGGAGAATGTCCTCCTCCGCGATGAGGATTTTAAGAAAGGTGAAACCGTTTTTTCAAGCGGGCGGCGGATCTCATCACAGGACGCCGGGGTCCTGGCCGCATGCGGTTGTGCAACAGTCAGGGTGGCAAAAAAACCGGTGGTTGGTATCATCTCGACCGGCAATGAACTGGTACCGGTCACCACGATTCCCGGGCCGGGGCAGGTGCGGGACGCAAACGCGTCGATGCTCGCTGCATACCTCACGGAATACGGATGCATTCCGAGACTTTATGGCATAACCCCTGATGAACGACAGGCATTTGAGGAAGTACTGAACCGGGCAGTACCGGAATGCGATGTTGTCCTCCTCTCGGGCGGAAGTTCCAAGGATGACCGGGACATGACTGCGGCAGTTATTGCGACCATGGGCGAGGTGCTCGTCCATGGGATCGCAATTGCCCCGGGCAAACCGACCATCATTGGCAGGATTGCAAATAAACCGGTCTTTGGCCTCCCGGGTCACCCGGCTTCTGCGTTTGTCGTGCTTATCGCGATCGTCCGCCCGCTCATCGACAAGATGCTCGGCGTCCAGCAGAATCTTCAGCGAACAGAAAACGCAACTCTTGCCATCAATATCCCTTCCCAGCGGGGGAGGGAAGAATATGTCCGGGTAACAGTGAAAAACCATGTTGCCACACCGCTTTTCGGCAAGTCCGGGCTCCTCAATACCCTTATCCGGAGCGATGGCCTCATCCGTATCCCGGCAGGGTCAGAGGGAATCGAACAGGGCAGCGAGGTTGAGGTGATCCTGTGGTAA
- the modA gene encoding molybdate ABC transporter substrate-binding protein, which yields MKKSFKTSQIITIGIVCGLLLLATLFAGCTSSAPAQPVTHAESTTAVPATTVPGLQSTPQAISTTAAPGVLATTSTPEPVYTYSEGNVIAYTAASLKGVSSKLAEGFSKMYPGHKITFNLDGTQALTTQIENGAYADVFISASPKYTTELTKGGYFQAGTVSTLTTNYVIVILPADNPANIRTLADLAKPGVKIARAAKTVPVGIATDAALANLAKSTYGQAWNNSVNTNTVTYETSEPAVATKVALGEVDAGFVYESTATAAKPGTYVSVTIPKNDNYLQVYSIAVLKESTSKGAAADFENFMLSGAGQQILKDYGFRSA from the coding sequence ATGAAAAAATCATTTAAAACAAGCCAGATTATCACAATAGGTATCGTATGCGGACTGCTGTTGCTCGCGACACTCTTTGCCGGGTGCACTTCATCTGCACCTGCGCAGCCGGTAACCCACGCAGAATCAACAACAGCGGTACCTGCAACAACCGTACCGGGTCTCCAATCGACCCCGCAGGCCATCAGCACGACTGCGGCACCGGGGGTCCTTGCAACAACCAGCACACCTGAGCCGGTGTACACGTACTCTGAAGGCAATGTCATTGCCTACACCGCAGCATCCTTAAAAGGCGTATCTTCGAAACTGGCGGAGGGCTTTTCAAAGATGTATCCCGGCCACAAGATCACCTTCAACCTTGACGGGACGCAGGCGCTGACAACCCAGATCGAGAACGGCGCGTATGCAGATGTCTTCATCTCGGCAAGTCCCAAGTACACCACCGAACTGACCAAAGGAGGCTATTTTCAGGCTGGCACGGTCAGTACTCTCACAACCAACTATGTTATCGTCATCCTGCCGGCCGACAACCCGGCAAATATCCGAACACTTGCCGATCTGGCAAAGCCGGGTGTAAAGATCGCCCGCGCAGCAAAGACTGTCCCGGTCGGGATAGCAACGGATGCGGCACTGGCAAACCTTGCCAAATCCACCTACGGCCAGGCCTGGAACAACTCCGTGAACACAAACACGGTTACGTACGAGACATCTGAACCCGCTGTTGCTACCAAGGTAGCGCTCGGCGAGGTCGATGCAGGGTTCGTGTATGAGTCAACTGCAACCGCTGCAAAGCCCGGTACCTACGTATCCGTCACCATCCCGAAAAATGACAACTACCTCCAGGTCTATTCGATCGCGGTTCTCAAGGAGTCAACCAGTAAAGGAGCAGCAGCGGATTTCGAGAACTTCATGCTCTCAGGCGCAGGCCAGCAGATCCTGAAGGACTACGGGTTCCGGTCAGCCTGA
- the modB gene encoding molybdate ABC transporter permease subunit, whose protein sequence is MKRIFLSLTYLVFLGIGSVLLGLILYSPLPALAANLASPEIQFAILLSLVTSVISTIICIAIAIPVAYALARYQFFGKRIATLILTIPLALPPLVAGIALLLIFGTTPWGKALDQAGFAIIFTPLGIIVAEVFVNIPYMIRILRSAFSTINPRYEYVAKTLGCTDTGAFWQVTLPMARHGLLAGAVITWSKAMGEFGAVLMLAGATTMRTETLPIALYLNISTGDLDLAVAAATILILISLITLCAVEYFDRDVHVF, encoded by the coding sequence ATGAAAAGAATCTTCCTCTCCCTCACCTACCTGGTTTTTCTGGGCATCGGCTCAGTTCTTCTCGGCCTGATTTTGTATTCCCCTTTACCGGCTCTTGCTGCAAATCTGGCAAGTCCGGAGATCCAGTTTGCGATCCTGCTCAGTCTCGTAACAAGCGTGATATCAACCATCATCTGCATAGCAATCGCAATCCCGGTTGCCTATGCCCTTGCCCGGTACCAGTTTTTCGGAAAACGGATTGCTACCCTTATCCTGACTATTCCCCTCGCGCTCCCGCCACTGGTTGCGGGCATTGCACTCCTCCTCATCTTTGGCACAACCCCGTGGGGCAAGGCGCTGGACCAGGCCGGCTTTGCGATAATTTTTACCCCGCTGGGGATTATCGTTGCCGAGGTTTTTGTGAATATTCCCTACATGATCCGGATTTTGCGATCTGCCTTCTCCACGATTAATCCCCGTTATGAATATGTGGCAAAGACGCTCGGGTGCACGGACACCGGCGCATTTTGGCAGGTTACCCTGCCGATGGCGCGTCACGGCCTCCTTGCCGGTGCGGTCATTACCTGGTCAAAGGCCATGGGGGAGTTCGGGGCAGTGCTGATGCTTGCCGGAGCAACGACCATGAGGACCGAGACACTGCCAATTGCACTCTATCTCAATATCTCGACAGGCGACCTGGACCTCGCGGTTGCAGCCGCAACCATCCTGATCCTGATCTCGCTCATTACCCTGTGTGCGGTGGAATACTTTGACCGGGATGTACATGTTTTTTAA
- a CDS encoding molybdopterin biosynthesis protein has protein sequence MVKRYLSVIPLDDALSLLAREFSCIPSTVQVPLEEAAGRITTDPIFARYSVPEIHLAAMDGIAVRSGDTKGAFEQHPVTVQAARVNTGNVVPPEYDAVIMIEDVWEADGAYTIRKAAAPWQHVRPAGEDLAESEMVMPSAHRIRAHELGALATYGINSPEVIAVRIGLVPTGSELVPAGTRPAPGQVVESNTVMAKAMLEEAGATCTRYSFVEDKPEKIRDALVTACKENDIVIVSAGSSAGTKDFTADVIAELGEVLVHGVAIKPGKPVIIGRIDKKPVIGLPGYPLSALTVIREIVLPFLRNYGLTVPEPDKIQAQVTATIAKEIGSDEFVLCTLGRVGSRWVVSPQSKGAGVQMSGVRANAYIRVPRESEGFDAGGEVDARLMVPAPEASNALLITGSHDPVIDYLADLIRPQGISLLSTHAGSMGGILALKKDECHAAPTHLLADDGTYNTSYLQKFLPGTEIDLICVAGRQQGIVSREGLAFADLPGHQFINRQRGSGTRMLLDYELKKAGIDPAAIPGYEREVTTHIAVALAVKSGEADAGMCVYSAAKALGLPFVPVAQERYELAIRREHANDPRITALITAIRSPAFRDILTRLGGYDTSETGRQRPDR, from the coding sequence GTGGTAAAGCGTTACCTCTCCGTAATTCCGCTGGACGATGCCCTTTCCCTCCTTGCCCGCGAGTTCTCCTGCATACCCTCAACCGTGCAGGTCCCGCTGGAAGAAGCAGCCGGCAGGATCACGACCGACCCCATTTTCGCACGGTACTCGGTACCGGAGATCCATCTTGCAGCAATGGATGGCATCGCTGTCAGGAGCGGGGATACGAAAGGAGCCTTCGAGCAGCACCCCGTCACCGTTCAGGCAGCCCGGGTAAATACCGGCAACGTGGTACCTCCCGAGTATGACGCGGTCATCATGATCGAAGACGTCTGGGAAGCCGATGGCGCTTATACGATCCGAAAGGCTGCCGCACCCTGGCAGCATGTCCGCCCGGCAGGAGAAGACCTTGCCGAGTCCGAGATGGTGATGCCCTCTGCCCACCGGATCCGGGCCCACGAACTCGGGGCGCTTGCCACCTACGGTATCAACAGCCCTGAAGTGATCGCAGTGCGGATCGGGCTCGTTCCTACGGGAAGCGAACTTGTTCCTGCCGGTACCCGTCCGGCACCCGGCCAGGTGGTAGAGAGCAATACCGTGATGGCAAAAGCCATGCTCGAAGAGGCCGGGGCCACGTGCACCCGGTACTCATTTGTCGAGGACAAACCGGAGAAAATCCGGGACGCATTAGTAACCGCCTGCAAGGAAAATGATATCGTCATCGTCTCTGCCGGCTCTTCAGCGGGAACAAAGGACTTTACCGCGGATGTGATCGCGGAACTGGGCGAAGTTCTCGTCCACGGGGTTGCCATAAAACCCGGAAAACCCGTGATCATCGGCAGGATCGATAAAAAGCCGGTTATCGGCCTCCCCGGCTACCCGCTCTCGGCCCTCACGGTAATCCGGGAGATCGTTCTCCCGTTCCTCAGGAACTACGGGCTTACCGTGCCGGAACCCGATAAAATCCAGGCACAGGTGACCGCAACGATTGCCAAGGAGATCGGCTCGGACGAGTTCGTGCTCTGCACGCTCGGGCGGGTGGGCAGCCGCTGGGTAGTCTCACCGCAGTCCAAGGGAGCCGGTGTCCAGATGAGCGGAGTGCGGGCCAATGCGTACATCCGGGTTCCCCGGGAATCAGAAGGATTCGATGCGGGCGGGGAAGTGGATGCCCGGCTGATGGTACCGGCCCCTGAAGCGTCAAACGCGCTTCTCATCACCGGCAGTCATGATCCGGTCATCGATTATCTCGCTGACCTGATCCGCCCACAGGGAATTTCCCTCCTCTCCACACACGCGGGGAGCATGGGAGGGATCCTTGCCCTCAAAAAAGATGAGTGCCACGCGGCACCGACCCACCTGCTCGCAGATGACGGCACGTACAATACTAGCTACCTGCAGAAGTTCCTGCCCGGGACTGAAATCGATCTCATCTGCGTCGCGGGAAGGCAGCAGGGGATCGTCTCCCGGGAAGGGCTCGCATTTGCCGACCTGCCGGGCCACCAGTTTATCAACCGGCAGAGAGGCTCGGGCACCCGGATGCTCCTCGATTACGAGCTGAAGAAGGCGGGGATCGACCCTGCTGCTATACCGGGATACGAGCGGGAGGTGACCACCCATATTGCTGTCGCCCTTGCTGTGAAGAGCGGGGAGGCAGACGCGGGCATGTGTGTCTACAGCGCAGCAAAAGCCCTCGGTCTTCCCTTCGTACCGGTGGCCCAGGAACGGTACGAGCTCGCTATCCGCAGGGAACATGCAAACGACCCGCGTATCACCGCGCTTATCACCGCGATCCGTTCACCCGCATTCCGGGACATTCTCACCCGGCTCGGAGGATACGATACATCGGAGACCGGGCGCCAGCGGCCGGACCGGTAA
- a CDS encoding ABC transporter: MLRIESLSTSLGEFSVRDVSLEIQHGEYFIILGPTGAGKTVLLETIAGIHTPDSGRIFLGDREITLTEPRSRNIGMVYQDYMLFPHLTVEDNIAFGLRQKKIPLDEQHAIVKDMCTLLEIGHLTVRYPGTLSGGEQQRVALARALVLKPEILLLDEPMSALDGQTRERMRRELSRLRKLTGTTIIQITHHFDDVFALADRIAIMREGRIVQAGETSEIFLHPADAFVAEFLGIGNIIRGNSSQYGNIVRITSGNGPVFYAASGISGDVVATLHAEDVILSQEPFDSSARNCLQGIVSEIIPFGSTVRVILDAGFPLTALLTRESCRELHLESGSRVYATFKASAVHVIPVTPR, encoded by the coding sequence GTGCTGCGCATTGAATCCCTTTCCACCAGCCTGGGTGAATTCTCGGTACGGGACGTGTCGCTTGAGATACAGCACGGGGAATATTTCATCATTCTCGGTCCGACCGGTGCGGGAAAAACAGTTCTTCTGGAGACTATTGCCGGCATCCATACGCCGGATTCCGGCAGGATATTTCTTGGCGACCGGGAGATCACCTTAACAGAACCGCGCTCGCGGAATATCGGGATGGTGTACCAGGACTACATGCTCTTTCCCCATCTCACGGTCGAGGACAATATCGCGTTTGGATTGCGCCAGAAAAAAATTCCCCTGGACGAGCAGCATGCTATCGTAAAAGATATGTGCACCCTGTTAGAGATCGGGCACCTGACCGTAAGGTACCCGGGAACACTCAGCGGGGGTGAGCAGCAGCGGGTTGCTCTTGCCCGGGCACTTGTTCTGAAGCCCGAGATCCTGCTGCTCGATGAACCGATGAGCGCACTCGATGGGCAAACAAGGGAGAGGATGCGCAGGGAACTTTCCCGGCTTCGGAAGCTAACCGGGACTACTATCATCCAGATCACCCATCATTTCGATGATGTCTTTGCGCTTGCCGACCGGATCGCGATTATGCGGGAGGGGCGGATCGTCCAGGCAGGAGAGACTTCGGAGATCTTCTTACATCCTGCCGATGCCTTTGTTGCAGAGTTCCTGGGTATCGGCAACATTATTCGGGGGAATTCGTCCCAATACGGGAATATTGTCCGGATCACTTCCGGCAATGGCCCCGTATTCTATGCAGCCTCCGGCATTTCTGGAGATGTGGTTGCCACCCTGCATGCGGAGGATGTGATCCTCTCGCAGGAACCATTTGATTCCAGTGCCCGCAACTGCCTCCAGGGAATTGTTTCAGAGATTATCCCCTTTGGGAGTACGGTCCGGGTTATCCTTGATGCCGGGTTCCCGCTCACGGCACTTCTCACCCGGGAGAGCTGCCGCGAATTGCATCTTGAATCCGGAAGCAGGGTTTATGCAACGTTCAAGGCATCGGCCGTGCATGTGATCCCGGTTACTCCCCGCTGA